In Candidatus Lernaella stagnicola, one genomic interval encodes:
- a CDS encoding type III pantothenate kinase, translating into MLFAIDIGNTNIVLGIFADDSLAATWRVETKKQKTADEYAILIRNLLAADDFAPEHIHGAIISCVVPPLQSVFENVIHKLFDCRPVVVGPGIKTGMPILYDNPKEVGADRIVNAVAAFDKVGDSLVCIDFGTATTFDVVSEKGEYLGGIITPGITISLDALFFRASKLPRIDLSPPRHVIGKNTIESIQSGVLYGYIGLVDGIVQRIWHELDRKVYTMATGGLAELIAPQSKTIKEVDQDITLRGLLLLYHLNRG; encoded by the coding sequence ATGCTCTTCGCGATCGATATCGGCAACACGAACATCGTACTGGGTATTTTCGCAGACGATAGTCTCGCGGCCACGTGGCGCGTCGAAACGAAGAAACAGAAAACCGCGGATGAATACGCCATACTTATTCGGAATTTGCTCGCCGCCGACGACTTTGCGCCCGAGCATATTCACGGTGCGATCATTTCCTGCGTTGTGCCGCCGCTGCAATCGGTTTTCGAAAACGTGATCCACAAGCTTTTCGACTGCCGTCCAGTGGTCGTCGGCCCCGGCATCAAAACCGGTATGCCGATTTTGTACGACAATCCCAAAGAGGTCGGCGCGGACCGCATCGTCAACGCCGTCGCGGCTTTTGATAAGGTCGGCGATTCTCTGGTCTGTATCGATTTCGGAACCGCGACCACCTTCGACGTCGTCAGCGAAAAAGGCGAGTACCTCGGCGGCATCATCACGCCCGGAATTACGATCAGCCTGGACGCCCTCTTCTTTCGAGCCAGCAAATTGCCGCGCATCGATCTATCCCCGCCGCGCCACGTGATCGGCAAGAATACGATCGAATCCATTCAAAGCGGCGTACTCTACGGCTACATCGGTTTGGTCGACGGTATCGTGCAACGGATCTGGCACGAATTGGACCGGAAAGTCTACACCATGGCGACCGGCGGGCTGGCTGAATTGATCGCGCCGCAATCCAAAACGATCAAGGAAGTGGATCAAGATATTACGCTGCGGGGCTTGCTCCTTCTCTACCACCTAAACCGCGGTTAG
- a CDS encoding biotin--[acetyl-CoA-carboxylase] ligase: MNALPADFRPEAIQSKLATRRLGQPAVTVVATTGSTNGDLLAEARRGAQHGRVLVTDHQTAGRGRLDRGWDSESGADLLFSVLLKPPTPRERFPEISLVAGVAAHAAIARQVGEKATLKWPNDVLIGRDKVCGILCQQEGDTVVVGLGVNVNSQARARSARSDYEAVSLRDVTGSIVPRGVLLAEILNFLENEYDRWLVDPPAVFRDWEQRAGLPGRRVKLQEPGGEVEAEALGIDECGRLLVSVAGRRRLVVSGDVFLVED; this comes from the coding sequence GTGAACGCCCTGCCCGCCGACTTCCGGCCCGAAGCGATTCAATCCAAGCTTGCAACGCGACGTCTCGGGCAGCCGGCGGTTACCGTCGTGGCGACGACCGGCAGCACCAATGGAGATCTGCTGGCCGAGGCGCGCCGGGGCGCACAACACGGACGCGTGCTGGTCACCGACCACCAGACAGCCGGACGCGGTCGCCTGGATCGCGGCTGGGACAGTGAATCCGGCGCAGACTTGCTCTTTTCCGTCCTGCTCAAACCGCCGACGCCGCGCGAACGCTTCCCTGAGATATCACTGGTAGCCGGTGTTGCCGCGCACGCCGCAATTGCCCGCCAGGTCGGCGAAAAGGCGACCTTGAAATGGCCGAATGACGTGTTGATCGGGCGCGATAAAGTGTGCGGTATCTTGTGTCAACAAGAAGGCGATACGGTCGTTGTGGGGTTGGGAGTCAACGTCAATTCCCAAGCACGCGCGCGTTCGGCGCGCAGCGATTACGAAGCGGTCAGCCTGCGCGACGTGACGGGCAGTATCGTCCCGCGCGGCGTTCTACTTGCTGAGATTCTAAATTTCCTGGAAAACGAATACGATCGATGGCTCGTCGATCCCCCGGCGGTGTTTCGCGATTGGGAACAGCGAGCCGGGCTACCTGGCCGACGTGTCAAATTGCAGGAGCCCGGCGGCGAGGTCGAAGCCGAGGCGCTCGGAATTGACGAATGCGGCCGTTTGCTTGTATCAGTAGCCGGCCGGCGCCGACTGGTTGTCAGCGGCGACGTTTTTTTGGTGGAGGATTGA
- the nadC gene encoding carboxylating nicotinate-nucleotide diphosphorylase yields the protein MTVEQSRLHALIVLALAEDIGSGDVTANATISDASEGRAEIRAKQNLVLAGMETLQPVWQAVDPEVQLNVRAANGDRLTPGSIVAVLDGRVRALLAGERTCLNFLCHLSGVATNTARYVEAASGTHVQILDTRKTTPAWRSLEKAAVRAGGGVNHRMGLYDQILIKDNHVDAAGGIGAAIDRVKRLAPGLRIEVEVRNEDELAAALLHGADIILLDNMSLEQIRRAVEVTAGRAQLEVSGGVTLEHIAELAATGVDRISCGALTHSAPAADLHMKLVTA from the coding sequence ATGACCGTCGAGCAATCGCGCCTCCACGCCCTAATCGTCCTTGCGTTGGCCGAGGACATCGGCTCCGGCGACGTCACGGCGAACGCGACGATCTCCGACGCCAGTGAGGGCCGAGCGGAAATCCGCGCCAAGCAGAATCTCGTTCTGGCAGGCATGGAAACATTGCAGCCGGTTTGGCAAGCCGTCGATCCCGAGGTGCAACTCAACGTCCGGGCGGCCAACGGCGACCGCCTTACCCCCGGCAGCATCGTCGCAGTGCTCGACGGGCGAGTGCGGGCATTGCTCGCCGGTGAGCGCACATGCTTGAATTTTCTCTGCCACCTTAGCGGCGTGGCCACCAACACGGCACGTTACGTTGAGGCCGCAAGCGGAACCCACGTGCAAATCCTGGACACGCGCAAAACGACGCCTGCGTGGCGGTCCTTGGAAAAGGCGGCGGTTCGTGCCGGCGGCGGCGTCAACCATCGCATGGGCTTGTACGATCAGATCCTCATCAAGGACAACCACGTCGATGCGGCCGGCGGCATCGGGGCGGCCATCGACCGCGTGAAACGGCTCGCGCCCGGCTTGCGGATCGAAGTGGAAGTGCGCAACGAGGATGAATTGGCCGCGGCCCTGCTCCATGGCGCCGATATCATTTTGTTGGACAACATGTCGCTCGAGCAGATTCGGCGAGCCGTTGAAGTAACCGCCGGGCGGGCGCAACTCGAAGTTTCGGGCGGCGTGACGCTTGAACATATTGCCGAACTGGCCGCTACCGGCGTGGATCGCATCAGTTGTGGAGCGTTGACTCACAGCGCGCCCGCCGCCGATCTGCATATGAAGTTGGTTACTGCGTGA